The Hyphomicrobiales bacterium genome has a window encoding:
- a CDS encoding conserved hypothetical protein (Evidence 4 : Unknown function but conserved in other organisms) yields the protein MRINYVAVHPVRQDGEPAYAHFIRVAQANGVERVATLAASVDLESYRLHMRSSLETIAKVGRSDTSRLAHDTATDDRDFVTLRGEMLKRGTQWASLGVRRACPACFAEDKKAAEPHKRRLPRAWHRTWWDVTAVTACPVHYCRLISRCPQCSEPFDPGRGTIDRCPNNHEISRFECVPVDAQEVRASAYVVGRLGGGPRVNVPVLDDMPLHWAIEAMEVLGYAAAERSFVKQHGDSRGASSQLCGIGLSVVEDLGISAPKLVAGLREGAHTVRGSGKQKAYGGFDTWALGLPDGALKRHLTKAIERDMASAGIGRTIRIAPAEGSGISLSKAAQMIGTHVDWVRRVAVEKKIIEPRRRWKGAPITLSEQTVEILRREKDAWLNLETTAARLRIDVYAMRRLLGARHLDGITADNPRFEATSGAHQWRISPETVDGFIERLTQTLVENESPSLSLVEASFAASKSLTSVVGLILRGHLSVCAIDHNAEGLARLKVRVVDIKAALQKDRGDMRTFLEASAEIGLTPAAAKEVRDAGYLPFVKTGRRYAVSKQEIDKFNDLYTTSSKLAETFGLPGWQSADQLLRTIGIKPVGGRDFDKRYIYNRSESEEAIRGWSGSETKAESYSAGGWLTAKHALNKLQLPYGFGMELIASGILPSEDNSRGRRLNEDAVNEFKSRYITTLEAGELLGCSAQKAIQALRGEKVVAAPPDYSSYLYDRKSALAVIERLKSVVVEEAPRFEFDPDEHLTASQVTELVGINRDTITFLEKRGILTSVRDRLQYYFSATQLAAFRERYLSGKDLVVALETNTKNPGMNPVWFSKRLGLRPAFGPPDIKAYVFNREEFIEAVRGYEVERQAEEKRQAKIAEIPVLQTREAAARLRIVSKMMANLVRADILCGERRGLSVVFTLEEVERFEKTYILATEASEYIGNKGSMTAVAALQRLGVAPIAPYSEVGGYIYDREQALRALDGLTQKRWSSA from the coding sequence AATCATATCGCCTTCACATGCGATCGTCTTTGGAGACGATTGCGAAGGTGGGCCGCTCGGACACAAGCCGCCTTGCTCATGACACGGCCACTGATGATCGCGACTTCGTCACGTTGCGCGGCGAAATGCTAAAGCGCGGTACACAGTGGGCGTCGCTTGGTGTCCGCCGTGCTTGCCCGGCCTGCTTCGCCGAGGACAAGAAGGCCGCGGAGCCCCATAAGCGCCGCCTGCCGCGTGCATGGCATCGCACCTGGTGGGATGTGACCGCGGTAACCGCGTGTCCGGTCCACTATTGCCGGCTCATCTCGCGCTGCCCGCAATGCTCTGAGCCCTTCGACCCGGGCCGCGGTACAATCGATCGCTGCCCCAACAACCATGAGATCAGCCGTTTCGAGTGCGTTCCTGTTGACGCGCAGGAGGTTCGCGCATCCGCATATGTAGTAGGCCGCTTGGGAGGCGGGCCGCGCGTCAACGTGCCCGTTCTCGACGACATGCCGCTCCACTGGGCCATCGAAGCTATGGAAGTGCTTGGCTACGCGGCGGCCGAGCGCAGCTTCGTCAAGCAGCATGGTGATAGTCGCGGAGCATCCAGCCAGTTATGCGGCATCGGGTTGTCGGTAGTAGAGGACCTGGGAATCTCCGCTCCCAAGCTCGTTGCGGGATTGAGGGAGGGGGCTCATACGGTCCGAGGATCTGGCAAGCAGAAGGCTTACGGCGGTTTCGACACGTGGGCGCTCGGACTTCCCGACGGCGCGCTCAAGCGCCACCTAACCAAAGCGATCGAGCGCGATATGGCGTCCGCCGGCATCGGTAGAACGATCCGCATCGCGCCCGCCGAAGGCTCCGGGATCAGTCTGTCGAAAGCGGCGCAGATGATCGGCACCCACGTCGACTGGGTTCGGCGCGTGGCTGTCGAAAAAAAAATCATCGAACCGCGGAGGCGCTGGAAGGGAGCTCCGATCACGCTATCCGAGCAGACCGTCGAAATTCTCAGGCGTGAAAAGGACGCTTGGCTGAATCTCGAAACGACCGCGGCTCGGTTACGCATTGATGTCTACGCAATGCGGAGATTGCTGGGCGCTCGGCACTTGGACGGCATCACAGCCGACAACCCAAGGTTCGAAGCGACCTCGGGTGCGCACCAGTGGCGGATTTCGCCGGAGACAGTCGATGGCTTCATCGAGAGGTTGACCCAGACGCTCGTTGAGAACGAGAGTCCATCTTTGTCGTTAGTCGAGGCCAGCTTCGCTGCGTCGAAGAGTCTGACTTCTGTGGTGGGCTTGATCCTTCGGGGTCACCTTTCGGTGTGCGCAATCGACCACAATGCAGAAGGACTAGCTCGCCTTAAGGTGCGCGTCGTCGACATAAAGGCGGCTCTTCAGAAAGACCGCGGGGATATGCGCACCTTCCTCGAGGCCAGTGCCGAAATCGGACTTACGCCGGCGGCGGCGAAGGAGGTTCGAGATGCTGGCTACCTCCCGTTTGTGAAGACAGGGCGTCGATATGCCGTGTCGAAGCAGGAAATCGACAAGTTCAACGACCTCTACACGACCTCCAGCAAGCTCGCAGAGACGTTCGGGTTGCCAGGCTGGCAATCAGCCGATCAGCTGCTCAGAACGATAGGTATCAAGCCTGTTGGTGGTCGGGATTTCGATAAGCGATACATCTACAACCGCTCGGAATCCGAGGAAGCGATCCGAGGTTGGTCCGGGTCTGAGACGAAGGCTGAGTCGTACTCTGCCGGCGGATGGCTGACGGCCAAACACGCACTCAACAAGCTGCAGCTCCCCTACGGCTTTGGAATGGAGCTGATAGCGTCCGGCATTCTGCCCAGTGAGGACAACAGCCGCGGGCGGCGTCTCAACGAGGATGCTGTCAACGAATTCAAGTCCCGTTACATCACCACCCTGGAAGCGGGAGAGCTGCTCGGGTGCAGCGCGCAGAAGGCTATCCAGGCGCTTCGCGGGGAAAAGGTTGTCGCCGCGCCGCCGGACTATTCGAGTTATCTCTACGACCGAAAATCCGCGCTGGCGGTGATAGAACGCTTGAAATCTGTCGTGGTGGAGGAGGCGCCCCGCTTCGAGTTTGATCCTGATGAGCACCTCACGGCCTCGCAGGTGACCGAGCTCGTCGGCATAAACCGTGACACAATCACCTTCCTCGAAAAGAGGGGCATCCTCACCTCGGTGAGAGACCGCCTTCAATACTACTTCTCGGCGACCCAGTTGGCTGCCTTCCGAGAGCGCTATCTATCTGGAAAAGACTTGGTCGTAGCGCTGGAAACCAACACGAAAAACCCGGGGATGAACCCGGTTTGGTTCTCTAAGCGTCTCGGGCTTAGGCCGGCCTTCGGTCCTCCGGATATCAAGGCCTACGTTTTCAACCGGGAGGAGTTTATCGAGGCGGTCCGCGGGTACGAAGTGGAGCGGCAAGCGGAGGAGAAACGGCAAGCAAAAATTGCTGAGATCCCCGTCCTCCAGACCCGCGAGGCGGCAGCGAGGCTTAGGATCGTCTCCAAAATGATGGCTAATCTGGTCCGAGCGGACATCCTATGCGGTGAAAGGCGCGGCCTTTCCGTAGTCTTCACCCTTGAGGAGGTCGAGCGGTTCGAGAAGACCTACATCCTCGCCACGGAAGCATCAGAATATATCGGGAACAAGGGTTCTATGACAGCAGTTGCCGCGCTGCAGCGGCTGGGCGTGGCTCCGATCGCGCCATATTCGGAGGTGGGTGGCTACATCTATGATCGGGAGCAGGCGCTGCGTGCTTTGGACGGCCTTACCCAAAAGCGCTGGTCATCGGCCTGA